Genomic segment of Eretmochelys imbricata isolate rEreImb1 chromosome 11, rEreImb1.hap1, whole genome shotgun sequence:
gggctggagaaaatgcgtTGCAATGAAAGTCTTAAAGAGCTCAATATGCTcaatttatcaaaaagaagattgagaggtgacttgattacagtgtttaagtaccttcatggggagaaaataccaggtattaAAGGTCcctttaatctagtggagaaaggcataacaagaaccagtggctggaagctgaagccaaacaAACTCAAATTAGAAATAATGCACACATTTTTACCTGTGatggtgattaaccactggaacagacGACCAAGGGAACAGGTGGATTCTCCCATGCTTGATGTCTTCAGaccaagactggatgcctttctggaagatatgcttaaGCCAAACACAATTTATTGCACTCGATAGGGGGTAATTCAGTGAAATTTAACagtctgtattatacaggagggtcagactagatgattacagtgATCCCTCTGCTGTTAATATCTAAACTATGTGACTGATGGAACAGAAGTCATCTGAGTTACAAAAAACTGTTGTGGCAAGGGGCAGATATGCAGTATTGGGTAAAACAGGGTACTTCATTCAGAATATGTTAGTAAATGGATGTGGTGACATTACCATAATACTGATATATTACCCTAATTACAATGAACTGATTTaatggaggagaaaaagggattGATTCCTTCTGGGCCTCTGTATCAACCAGTTTGCATTCTGAAGCACAAGAGCATGAGATTAAGTCTCTGTATAACAAAAGGGTTTAACATTTTCCTTGTTGTAATTTGGTTGTATCCTACTTATTCTTGTATTTATATCTTTGTGTATAAATAGAGTGGAGTGATTTCCTGGATATCGGGCTCTGCTTGTTTAAAATAATCTTAAATGAAAGGGGACCCATATGTGCATCTTTTAATTCCCTGTTTGTGTGTTGTTATGAACAGGTTGGAAGTTGGCTATGGCAGGTCCGTTCCTGTGGAAGGCAGCTGCGTTGGTAGAGAAGCACAGGACTGGCTTGTTGGCAGTGTCCTGCGCTGGGCTGTTTGGGGCTAACCTTTCCTATCATGTCTTTCCTGAGCAGACGTTCAAACTGTGGTATCAGTGCTGGACTAAGGGGCAACCGGCTGAGCTCTCAGAGAAGCTACGCAGCCTCTTCCACGATGTTCTGGGAGATGTTGGTGTGAAGTGCGTGAATTGTTACCAACCCTTTGCAGCTTTTGGCTTCCACCCAGTGAGTGCTGGGAtcccatggctgcctgcaggttCTCTGGTGGGCATCCCTGCCAATTTCAATAGCACCGCGGAGGACAGACAAGGAATTGTCAACCGTGTCGTTGTGATAAATGGCAGAGAAGTGGACTGGGAGAGTAAACAAGGGCTAGCTTTGAAGGAAGCCCTGATGTTTTCACCAGAGGCTCAGAAGTTTGCCATTGCCAGAGAGATTGTGTACTTGCAAAGCAATAGCCCTGCAGTTTATGCAGCTGTGCCTCCTGCTTGCTTAGCTGGCACCTGTCTGTCTGGGGTGGCTATAAAGCAGCTTCTGGGCTTGTATtctggccccagggtgtttcGAGGCATTTATAACATCACCATTGCAGCAATCGGACTTGTTGGCTACTTTCTTGCTTATGATGCCGTGAGCCACGCACTAGACTACAGGTCGGATAGAAAGGCAGCCACCATTTCCAAAGACTACGCCAGAGGTGGGGTGGAATTCTACGACAGAATCCTGTCCCACAACAGGACACTCCGCACTCTTTTGGGCAAACAAGGAGAGAAAATTTATGCCCCTAGCGGTAATCTTTTCCCTAGGTATTGGTTCAGATTAAAGCACGCTCCATACACTTCCAGAAGAGACTTGATCGTTAACATTTTAAGAGCGCCCTAGGCATAGGAAGGGAGTGATTGGATTTTAAACTTGTAAATTATGTATTCTCTTGGAACGCCACTGTGCTGCCTTCCTCTCCCGTCCCCTGCAACGTCATTCAtgctctgcttttttttttttgcatatagtTTGGAAgtactgtttaatttttcattcaCTGGATGCATCTCTCTTAAAAAATTAAAGACCTGTTTCAAAAGTCCTCTGTCCTACATGCATCTTAAACACTAAAGCCCACTCAGGGAGTGTTACTTCTCAGACACTGATCTGGAAATGCTGGTGCTTTACTCGCCTATAGTTTTGAAATAATTTCTAAAGAATGCAAAAGAAGTACCCCACACAGAATTTTTGTGGCATTAATTTAAAGAggggtgaatgtgtgtgtgtatattatacaTATTCTCCACCCCTCATGTGGCACAGCCTAAAGGAATGGTGGGAGCTCTATCACATCCAACGAGACATTTAAAATTGCCTAGACAATACAGTGTAAGTTGCTCTCCTTCTGCTTGTGAATTATTTTTTTGCCACTTATGCTGTAAGGCACAGTGTCCCCGAGTGGTCCAGCTG
This window contains:
- the TMEM177 gene encoding transmembrane protein 177, which translates into the protein MAGPFLWKAAALVEKHRTGLLAVSCAGLFGANLSYHVFPEQTFKLWYQCWTKGQPAELSEKLRSLFHDVLGDVGVKCVNCYQPFAAFGFHPVSAGIPWLPAGSLVGIPANFNSTAEDRQGIVNRVVVINGREVDWESKQGLALKEALMFSPEAQKFAIAREIVYLQSNSPAVYAAVPPACLAGTCLSGVAIKQLLGLYSGPRVFRGIYNITIAAIGLVGYFLAYDAVSHALDYRSDRKAATISKDYARGGVEFYDRILSHNRTLRTLLGKQGEKIYAPSGNLFPRYWFRLKHAPYTSRRDLIVNILRAP